One Peribacillus simplex NBRC 15720 = DSM 1321 genomic region harbors:
- a CDS encoding DUF3870 domain-containing protein produces MNTYFIAGHAKLPQGMAARNIYDSITITVELDFKYGVIVEASCTLATEHGREFIRQLLRGYCLKDGIEELIDRVQMHYRGKAGQAIQAGLKDVYAQFELVSVK; encoded by the coding sequence ATGAACACATACTTTATTGCAGGGCATGCAAAGCTTCCACAAGGGATGGCGGCGAGAAATATATATGATTCCATCACGATCACGGTAGAGCTTGACTTTAAATATGGAGTAATAGTCGAGGCTTCCTGTACACTTGCTACAGAACATGGCAGGGAATTCATTCGTCAACTGCTGCGCGGTTATTGCCTGAAAGATGGTATCGAAGAATTGATTGATCGTGTGCAAATGCATTATCGTGGGAAGGCTGGTCAAGCCATCCAAGCAGGGCTGAAGGATGTGTATGCACAGTTCGAATTGGTCTCCGTTAAATAA